One Mangifera indica cultivar Alphonso chromosome 4, CATAS_Mindica_2.1, whole genome shotgun sequence genomic region harbors:
- the LOC123214455 gene encoding pyruvate kinase, cytosolic isozyme-like has product MANIDIEGILNGVQDDRRVPKTKIVCTLGPASRSVSMLEKLLKAGMNVARFNFSHGTHEYHQETLNNLRIAMQNTQILCAVMLDTKGPEIRTGFLEDGKPIQLKEGQEITVTTDYTIKGNKETISMSYKKLPVDVKPGNTILCSDGTITLTVLSCDPDTGTVRCRCGNTAMLGERKNVNLPGVVVDLPTLTEKDKEDILQWGVPNNIDMIALSFVRKGSDLVNVRQVLGPQNKNIKLMSKVENQEGVINFDDILRETDSFMVARGDLGMEIPVEKIFLAQKMMIYKCNIAGKPVVTATQMLESMIKSPRPTRAEATDVANAVLDGTDCVMLSGESAAGAYPELAVKIMRRICIEAESSLDYGAIFKEMIRSTPLPMSPLESLASSAVRAANKAKAKLIVVLTRGGTTAKLVAKYRPAVPILSVVVPVVTTDSFDWTCSDESPARHSLTYRGLIPLLAEGSAKATDAESTEVILKAAMKSATEKGLCEPGDSVVALHRIGGASVIKICIVK; this is encoded by the exons ATGGCGAACATAGACATAGAGGGAATCTTGAATGGAGTTCAAGATGATCGACGAGTTCCTAAAACCAAGATTGTTTGTACTCTGGGTCCTGCTTCACGTTCTGTCTCGATGCTTGAGAAGCTTTTAAAGGCTGGTATGAATGTTGCTCGTTTCAATTTCTCTCATGGTACTCATGAGTATCATCAGGAGACTTTGAACAACCTCAGAATTGCCATGCAGAACACCCAGATCTTATGTGCTGTTATGCTTGATACCAAG GGACCTGAAATCCGAACTGGTTTCCTAGAGGATGGAAAACCTATACAATTAAAGGAAGGTCAGGAAATTACTGTAACTACCGATTACACCATCAAGGGTAATAAGGAAACGATTTCCATGAGCTACAAAAAGCTGCCTGTTGATGTGAAGCCTGGAAATACCATCCTATGTTCAGATGGCACTATTACCCTTACTGTTTTGTCTTGCGATCCAGATACTGGAACTGTAAGGTGTCGTTGTGGGAACACTGCAATGCTAGGTGAGAGAAAAAATGTCAATCTTCCTGGTGTTGTGGTGGATCTGCCCACACTGACAGAGAAGGATAAGGAAGACATCCTACAATGGGGTGTTCCAAATAATATAGATATGATTGCTCTATCATTTGTACGGAAGGGCTCAGATCTTGTTAATGTTCGACAGGTCCTTGGGCCCCAAaacaagaatataaaattaatgtcaAAG GTGGAAAACCAGGAGGGAGTTATCAACTTTGATGATATCTTGCGTGAAACTGACTCATTTATGGTTGCTCGAGGTGATCTTGGTATGGAGATTCCAGTGGAGAAGATTTTCTTGGCACAAAAGATGATGATATACAAGTGCAATATTGCAGGCAAGCCTGTGGTCACTGCAACCCAGATGCTTGAGTCAATGATCAAATCTCCCAGGCCAACTCGTGCTGAAGCTACTGATGTTGCTAACGCTGTACTTGATGGCACAGATTGTGTAATGCTTAGTGGTGAGAGTGCAGCCGGAGCATATCCAGAGCTTGCTGTGAAGATCATGCGTCGAATTTGCATTGAGGCAGAATCCTCCCTTGACTATGGGGCTATCTTTAAGGAGATGATAAGATCAACTCCTCTACCTATGAGCCCATTGGAGAGTCTTGCATCATCTGCTGTCAGAGCAGCTAACAAGGCTAAAGCAAAACTCATTGTAGTACTGACACGTGGTGGTACCACAGCCAAGTTGGTTGCCAAGTACAGACCGGCAGTTCCAATCCTATCTGTCGTTGTTCCAGTTGTGACAACTGATTCATTTGACTGGACCTGCAGTGATGAGAGCCCAGCAAGGCATAGCCTGACATATAGGGGCTTGATTCCTCTCCTGGCAGAAGGTTCTGCAAAGGCGACTGATGCAGAATCTACTGAAGTGATATTGAAAGCGGCTATGAAGTCAGCAACAGAGAAGGGATTGTGCGAGCCTGGTGATTCAGTTGTTGCACTGCATCGTATTGGAGGTGCATCTGTTATTAAGATCTGCATAGTGAAATGA